The Methanobrevibacter sp. sequence GGAGGATGTCCTATCGGAAACGGTACCGGTGGACCAGGATACACAATCAAATGTGAAACCGAAGGAAACCCTCACAAGCATGGAACCGGAGCATTATCCATGGCACATGCAGGTAAGGACACCGGTGGAAGCCAATTCTTCATCACCCACAGTCCGCAACCACACTTAGACGGTGTTCACACAGTATTCGGACAAGTTATCGAAGGTATGGATGTTGTAAACGCTATCCGTCCTGGAGATAAAATGTTAAAAGTTACTGTTCAAGGCTAAAAATAAAATTAAAGAGTTTTAAACTCTTCTTTTTTCTTTTTTTAATAATCTAATTCACACATTTGACTAATTTTAATGCAATAGCTTAATTAAATTAAATTCTTATTTAAAGTAATTTATTGAAATTATAGAAAAATAAATCTCATTTTAAGTAAAAAAAAAAATTATAAAAAATAATATTTTTAATCATAGTCTGAATCTTCA is a genomic window containing:
- a CDS encoding peptidylprolyl isomerase, coding for MKKAIIETEKGDIVLELFPNEAPGTVANFEKLAKEGFYDGLTFHRVIPNFVIQGGCPIGNGTGGPGYTIKCETEGNPHKHGTGALSMAHAGKDTGGSQFFITHSPQPHLDGVHTVFGQVIEGMDVVNAIRPGDKMLKVTVQG